A window of Mangifera indica cultivar Alphonso chromosome 13, CATAS_Mindica_2.1, whole genome shotgun sequence contains these coding sequences:
- the LOC123193982 gene encoding proteasome subunit alpha type-6, translating to MSRGSGAGYDRHITIFSPEGRLFQVEYAFKAVKSASITSIGVRGKDSVCVVTQKKVPDKLLDQTSVSHLFPITKYLGLVATGLTADARSLVQQARNEAAEFRFRYGYEMPVDVLARWIADKSQVYTQHAYMRPLGVISMVLGIDEEKGPQLYKCDPAGHFYGHKATSAGLKEQEAINFLEKKMKNDPAFSYDETVQIAISALQSVLQEDFKATEIEVGVVRSDDRVFRTLSTEEIEEHLTAISERD from the exons ATGAGCCGAGGAAGTGGAGCCGGTTATGATCGCCACATCACCATCTTCTCTCCGGAGGGTCGTCTCTTCCAAGTGG AATATGCTTTCAAGGCTGTAAAGTCCGCTTCCATCACTTCCATTGGTGTCCGTGGCAAAGACTCCGTCTGTGTTGTTACGCAGAAGAAAGTCCCG GACAAGCTTTTGGATCAGACATCTGTCAGTCATCTGTTCCCCATTACCAAGTACCTCGGTTTAGTAGCCACTGGCCTTACAG CTGATGCAAGGTCCTTGGTCCAACAAGCAAGGAATGAAGCAGCTGAGTTTCGTTTCAGATATGGATATGAAATGCCTGTGGATGTATTGGCAAGATG GATTGCAGACAAGTCACAAGTTTATACACAGCATGCTTATATGAGACCTCTTGGTGTCA TCTCTATGGTCTTGGGCATTGATGAAGAGAAAGGACCTCAACTTTACAAGTGTGATCCAGCTGGACATTTTTATGGCCACAAG GCCACAAGTGCTGGACTGAAAGAACAAGAGGCAATCAATTTcttggaaaagaaaatgaaaaatgatccTGCTTTTTCATATGATGAAACAGTGCAG ATTGCTATCTCTGCTCTGCAATCTGTTCTCCAAGAAGATTTCAAGGCTACTGAGATTGAG GTTGGAGTTGTGAGATCAGATGATCGAGTTTTCCGGACATTGTCAACTGAAGAAATCGAAGAACACCTAACTGCCATTAGTGAACGTGATTAG